The following nucleotide sequence is from Calditrichota bacterium.
TCGCCATGCTGGCCAACAAGTTTTACGGCTACCCCTCGCAGCAACTGAAGCTCATCGGCGTGACGGGCACCAACGGCAAGACCACTACCACCCACATTGTGGAAAGCATCCTCCTCCAGAAGACAGGGGTCGGTCTCATCGGTACCCTGTACTACAAGATCAACGGCACCATTCACCAGTCCAAGGACACTACGCCTGAGCCGCCGGACCTGCATGCCATCTTCCGGCGCATGGTGGGCGAAAAGGTGAGCTACTGTGTGCTGGAGGTTTCGTCCCACGGCATCGACTTCCACCGCGTGGACGGCTGCCAGTTTGATGTGGCGGTGTTCACCAACCTCACGCAAGACCATCTTGACTACCATGGCACCCTCGAGAACTACCGGCGCACCAAGATGCGCCTGTTCGAGTGGTTGGCACCCGACAAGCATGCTGTGGTGAATAGGGACGATCCGTCGGCTGACCACTTCATCAAGGCCACCCGTGCACGTGTCTTGACCTACGGCGTCGAGAAGCCAGCGGACCTGATGGCGCGGGACATCCGCCTTTCAGTTCGTGGGACCGCATATCAGCTCTGCACGCCGGCCGGGGCGATTCCGGTGCAGATGCGCCTGCTGGGCATGTTCAACGTGTACAACGCCCTCGCGGCTGCCGGCGCAGCCTTTAGCCAGGGGGTCGATCTTGAGACCATCAAGCAGGGACTGGAGCGGCCAATTCGCGTGGCCGGGAGGTTTGAGCTCATCGAACGTGGCCAGGATTTTACCGTGGTGGTGGACTATGCGCACACGCCGGACGGGATGACTAACGTGTTGACCTTAGCCCGCTCTTTGCAGCCGAATAGGGTGATTACGGTCTTCGGCTGTGGCGGCGATCGCGACAAGGAAAAACGCCCCATCATGGGCAAAATCGCCGGTCAGATGAGCGACCTGGTGGTGGTCACTGCGGACAACCCGCGCAATGAGGATCCCGCGCAGATTGCCGAAGAAATCGTGGCCGGGATGGACGCCGCGCCGCACAAGGTAATCCTTGACCGGCGCGAGGCGATCGCCTATGCGCTGCGGCAGGCCCGGCCCGGCGACATCGTGATGCTGCTGGGCAAGGGGCACGAGTCCACCCAAACGCTGAAAGACCGCACGGTGCCGTTCAACGACGCCCAGGTCGCCGCAGGGTTGTTGGACGAGCTCGCGGCTTAGGAGGGGCTGGCATGAAGGCGAGAAGCTGGAGGGTCAAAGGTCCCAGAGACAGAACTGTCTTGCTTCTCCGCGGTGCAGCGTTGGTGGTGTTCTCGTTAGCTACGTGGGCGGTGGCAACAGGAGAGGACAGCATGGAACAGGCAGGGCAGGGTATCGTGTGGGCGAAGATCCAGCGCTTGGACAGAGTAGAATTCATGTTGGGTTTCGACGCACCTGGTCTCCGCGCAGCTGACATCGAGATTTCACCGCCCACCAGGATTAAGCAGGTCCAACA
It contains:
- a CDS encoding UDP-N-acetylmuramoyl-L-alanyl-D-glutamate--2,6-diaminopimelate ligase: PDGHDKIGEAVARGAAVVVLQKDREVPAPAVKVQVPDSRAALAMLANKFYGYPSQQLKLIGVTGTNGKTTTTHIVESILLQKTGVGLIGTLYYKINGTIHQSKDTTPEPPDLHAIFRRMVGEKVSYCVLEVSSHGIDFHRVDGCQFDVAVFTNLTQDHLDYHGTLENYRRTKMRLFEWLAPDKHAVVNRDDPSADHFIKATRARVLTYGVEKPADLMARDIRLSVRGTAYQLCTPAGAIPVQMRLLGMFNVYNALAAAGAAFSQGVDLETIKQGLERPIRVAGRFELIERGQDFTVVVDYAHTPDGMTNVLTLARSLQPNRVITVFGCGGDRDKEKRPIMGKIAGQMSDLVVVTADNPRNEDPAQIAEEIVAGMDAAPHKVILDRREAIAYALRQARPGDIVMLLGKGHESTQTLKDRTVPFNDAQVAAGLLDELAA